Sequence from the Bacteroidales bacterium genome:
TCTCTGAGTTTGATGATTCTATTGTTCATAACATTATTTTTTAATCTTTTAAAACCCCAACCCCTTAAATAAGGGGCTATAATTTGAGAGTCCCATATTGCAAGTCGGGAGGTTTAACCACCTACAGAAACTATTGGAACTACTTCTTTGAAGTAACTCTTAATCTGTTCTGCTTTCTGATTATCGTATGTTTCAGCATTGCTTAATGTATAATTCTTCCCAAACCGCTCGTATTTACTCTTTGCAATATTATGGAAGGGAAGAATATCAATCCTTTGAATTTGTGGATATTTACGAATAGTTTCTCTTAAAAGTTTTAGATTTTTATCGGTATCGGTAATATTCTGAATTAAAGGAATTCGAATGATTACCTTTTTATTCGATTTAACAATTAAGTCGAGGTTTTTGAAGATAATTGAGTTTGATACTCCCGTGTATTTCTTGTGTTCATCCTCAGAAATTAGTTTGATATCAAAAAGAAAAAGATCCGTTAATGGGATAATACTTTCCATAACCGTTTGTGTTGCAAAACCGCTTGTATCAATTGCTGTATGAATTTCCTTGGCTTTGCAAGCCTTTAGCAATTCTCTTAAAAACTCGGGTTGCGATAGTGGTTCTCCACCCGAAAAGGTAACGCCTCCCTTTGATTCATCAAATATTGAAATATCTTTTTCAACCTCTTGAAGAACTTCGCCAACGCTCATTCTATTGCCAATAGTCTCGACAAACTCAAACTCTTTATCGTCCAAACGATGAATGCGCATGCAGGTTTCTGCCTCGAACGATTGACTCTCGGGGTTATGACACCAAGCGCAACTTAACGGGCAACCTTTAAGAAAAACGGTTACACGTAACCCAGGACCATCGTGAACAGAGAAATGACGTATATCGAACACTAAACCATTCATTATTAAATATATAAGAGGGGTAAAAATCTTAAATGCAGGGATACACTAATCCGAAAAGGACTTTAGGTGTATAGAGGAATGGTTAAGAGATAAAATCAACAAATCCAACAGGAGAATAAACCTTTGCCGTTACTATGATAGAGTGTAGATGTAATTAAATTGATCATCCGTTGTTTTATTTGTACAAATATAATACTTCATTAATGCTGTTTGCAATGATATTAATCAAGCAACCAGATAATACATAGTCGAGTGCTCTATTATTCAAACGTTCCGAGTATATCATGTTGTAATACTTTTGATACTATAAAACCTTATGATAAGTACTTATCTAACATCGCAAATAATTTGTCCTGTAGAATTGGTTTAGATATATAATCATCACACCCAGATTCAAGGCAAATTTTTTCATCGTTTTCCATTGCATAGGCTGTTTGAGCAATTATTGGAATATCTTTATTAATCTTTTTAATCTCTTGCGTTGCTTTTAGACCATCCATTACGGGCATTTTAATATCCATTAAAATTAAATCTATGGGATTACTAGTGGATTTCTCGATGGCTTCTTTTCCATTTTCAGCACGCAATATCCTTACATTTGTTCCTTTTAATAATACTTCAATAAGTCTAAAGTTACTATCCTCATCCTCTGCAACCAGCAATGTTTTTCCAGTCCAGTTATACTCCATAAAATTTTTTTGAGTAGATTTAACTCTTTCCTCTTGGCTAACAATTACTTCAATCGGTATTGTAAAAAAGAATGTTGAACCGTGGTTTTTTTCAGATTCGACATAGATCTCACCCTCCAACAATTTAGCAATACTATTACATATTGCCAATCCTAATCCAGCACCACGATATAACTTTGTGCCATCATTTTCAATTTTAGCAAACCGGGCAAAAATTAACTTTTGCTCTTCTTGGGTTAAACCAATGCCGGTATCTTTAACGTAAAATTTAATGGTTGGCTTTGCTCGGCTACTATCGACAAGGTAGCCAAATTCAACATATCCTTTTTCAGTAAATTTTAAAGCATTATCAATAAGATTTGTAATTACTTGCTGTGTGCGAAAAGGATCTGTATAAATATAGAAAGATGGCGAATCAACACCAAGGTTCAGTCTCAAATCAATATCGGCATTGGTAATTGATACTTTCTTTTGTAAATAGATTGTACGGAGCTCTGTTAAAAGTTCATTGATATTGCATTTTTTCTTGTTTACTGTCATTTGTCCTGCTTCAATTTTCGCAATATCAATTATATCATCAATTAGCTGAAGCAGTGTGTTTCCATTATTTACTATTAAATGAATAATTTCTTCTTTATCCATTTCATTAATATCTTGTGCTTTAAGTAAAGTTGAAAATCCTATTATTGCATTCATGGGGGTGCGAATCTCATGCGACATATTTGCTAAAAATGCTGATTTAAGTCGATCTGATTCTTCTGCTTTGTTTTTTGATATCTCCAATTGAGCTGTTCGTTCATTCACAATTCTCTCAAGATGATTTCTATGGTTCTCAATTTCTTCTTTTTGTGATGTTATCTCTTCATTTTTCTGTATTATTTCATTTTCGGCTTCTTTCAATTTAGATATGTTAGAATCAATAGCAACAAGTTTTTCAATCCCACCATCCGAATTAAGAATGGGGGTAATTGTTGTTTGGATATAAATTATGCCTCCCGATTTTGTTTTAGCGGTTGACTCATATTCAACTGAATGTTTGGTATCAATACACTCCTGAATAGCCGCCTTAATTTTGGATACTGAATTAGGTTCAAAAACATCTGTGATCTGTGATAAATAAATTTCTTCTTTGGTATACCCGTATAGTCGGGTTAACCCATCATTAACCCATAATAGATGACCCTTTTCATCCATTATCATAATAGCATTGTCTGTTTCTCGGGCAACAATTGATAACTTTTCCAACTCTTCATTAATCTCCATGAGTATTTCGGATTTCTCCCGAAGTTCTTCACTTTGCGCAGCCATTTCCTCTGCTTGCGATTGGATTTCTTCTTTTTGTCGTCGTATCTCTTTTGTACGAGCAAATACAGCCCTTTCAAGTTTAAGTTTTTGATAGATTAATATTCGAGAATAAAACCTTATTGAGTAAATGAACAGTCCAATAATTATGAGGCTATAAATTATGTAAGCCCATATCGTTCTAAACCATGGGGGAAGAACTGTAATTTCAAATTTTGCTGTTGAACTTTCTTTATCAAAAATGTTTAGAGCTTTAACCCTAAAAATGTAATTTCCTTCTTTAATCTTTGTGTATTCTTTATATGTTGTAGTAGACCAGTCTGACCAGGAGTCATCAAATCCTTCTAGTTTATAGCTATATCTAGTATCCTCTTCTTTATCGAAAAAAGGTGCTGCAAAATCAAACCTGATGCTATTAAAGCGGTAATCAACGTTTTTAACTCTTTTGCCATTATTTGTTTCTCCCCAAGAGATAATACTATCTTTACCTGTGCTTACTTTTCTTATAAAGCAATTAAAATCTAAATCATAATTTTCAATATCTTTTGATGGATCGTATTTGAATAATCCCTCATTTGAACCAATCCAAATAGCACCATTATCATCTACATGCATTGCTGATATTGACGCCAACTCGGGTAATCGCCGGAAGGGTTTATAGTTCCATGAAAATCCGCCTTCTGTTAAGGGCACTAAATACCCAATACCTCCATCTCTTGTATTGGTTGAACTAATATAAATATTGCCATTGGGAGATTCTATAAAATTTTTAACTCCAATTTGCCCATTGCAAAAGAATCTTCCTAATTCGCAAAAAGGTTCAAATCTATCGTTTGAAGGGTTATAAACATATACTCCCTTTTCTGTTCCAAACACAACTCTTCCATTATAGTAAAATGGCCTACAGTCCTTTAATCCGGGCAATCCATCTGCCAGCTTATAATACTTAATTTGTTTTGGTTTTAGAATTGACCTATTGTTTACAGATATTCTTAAAACTCCATTCGTAAATGTGCCCAACCATAAGTCCCCATCTGAATCTTCGATAATACTTCGAATGTCGTCACATACACCCTCCCATTTGCCTTCGTTTATCCATTGACCATTTTCATACAGTAGGCTAATAAAATCTGTAAAACCATCGGTACTAAAAATCCTATTCGGATTTTTTTTAGATTGAAAGATATAAAAAGCGTGAAGGTTTCCTTTGTATATCTGCCTAGCAACATCACCTTGAATTTGATAAATTCCTGTTTGTGTTCCCGCTAGCAGCATTTCATTAAACCGCTCACTCTTATTCTTTAGGAGATTTTCATCATTTGGAATTTTGAAATGAGCTAACTCCCAGTTCTGACCTGTAGGTATGTTTTTAACAATTAACAACTCTGAACTTTTCGACTCGTCTTGTTCTGAATATATTGTTGGAGGTAATAAAAAGTAAATGTATTGATTTGTGGCAACATATAGGGTTTTATTAAATCGAGTTATATCATAAATATTCCCTTTAAGTCCATTGCTTTTATCCCAATATGAAATATCAAGACTTTGTTCAATTTTTGATATCCCCTGACTTAATGTTAACCATATATTTTTACTATAATCGGTTGTATTTCCAATAATTAGATCGTTCAGTAATCCCTTTTTCTCATTATACCATTGTAAAAGGTCTCCTTTAGGGCTTATCAATAACGCTCCCTTTCCCATTGAACATAAAAGATAATTTTCGCCAACTTTCTCCGCAGCATAAATATTATTACCTTGAATGAATTGATTGGGTGCTTCAAATGGCATCAATGAATTTTTGCTTTTGCCATATAAGTCAAGCAAATACAACCCTTTAGTTCGTGTTGAAATTAAAACTCTTGAACTATCAAATGGTAGTGCTGAAAGAAAACTATTTTCAATAAAAAATTTAGATTCTGGAATAGGAATCAAGGCCTTATCCGTGACTTTAACAATTCCCATTAATGAATGCAGAACATAATACTCATCATTAAAAACAAATGGAACATAAAAACTGCATCCCGCTTCGGGCTTAATCGTTTTAATTGTATTTGAAGCTTTCGAATACCGAAAAATACTCTTTTCAGTAAAGAAATAAATATCACTTCCCACCAAATTGGCATTCCATACACTTCCAATTTTCAAGGTTGAATCACCTAATAAATTTAAAAGACTTCTATATACTGTTTTACCATTATTGTCAGAATATAGGTAACCAAAATCATCAATAGTTGTAAGATAAACCCTCCCGTCTTTGTCCTTCACCAGACTATATACTTCCGTTTTTTTTAGATTTGGAATTCCCCTCCAGGTTGTCCCATCGAATTCGAGTACACCATAATCGGTAACACCAAAATACATAAAACCCCTATTATCCTGTATGGCACTAAAAATTTGTGGTGAAAAATTATATTCTTTAGGAAGATAATTACGAATTATCGGAAATCCTTTTTCTTGAGCCAATCCAGTTGTTAGCTGGAACAAAATTAATATCGAGTAAAAGATATATCTCATCTGTTTAAATTAAACTAACTATTTGTTTTACAACAGCAATTCTATTCAGTATAAACGAAGATTTGTTGTTACCTATGATGAACCCCAAAGGACTCAGCGAAGCTAAATGTCCATAATTTAATTATTCCTTTTGGTGTGCTTTTGCTCATGGACATTCCATAGTACTATCAACCTTTTCGTAACCCTCTATGTCCAATTTATACAAAAAAAACAATCCTTTATGCTAAAATTTATCAAAAGCCACTCATTTATATACAATTATTAATTAGAATTTGTTTCATTATAAAGGTTTATTCGTCAATATAAATATTTTCGAGTGTACAACTCCCTATTTTATTGAGATTATGACATGGCAAATAATTCTGCAATAATTTGATTAGTAGAATAAGTGAATCCTTGTATAAGCAACTTTAGTATTAATACTAAAGAAAAGGAACTACCTCAACTAAAAGAACTTAAAGTGCTAGTAACAGAGATACTATAAATGGAACTAAAATAGTGAGCACAATCCCATGAAAAAGTGAAATTATTGCATATTCCTTCCCCGATACTGTTGTTATAATAGGAAGTGTAGTATCCATACTTGTTGCACCGCCAGAGCAGATGGGTGCTATTTTTCCAAAAAAAGTTACCATTATTGGGGCTAGTAAAAGTGTCATAATCTCCCGCATTACATTTGATAACAATGCAACCACGCCAATTGTTTTGCTGTACGTTTCGGTTATTATTATACTCGACAAACTATAATAGCCATACCCGGCACCAACTGCTTGAACTTCTTTAAATGATAATCCGGGTAATATTAAAAAGATCAATGAAATCCCCAGTGCCGTTCCAACAATGGTTGTAAGAGGGATCAATATTATTTTAAGGTTAAAACTTTTAAGAACTTCAAATGCTTTTGAGTCCGCACCTATACCGATACCAACTAAAAACATCAGAAAATATAACGTATAACTGCTGTAATCGTTTTTAATTAAAAAATCGGGTAGAGCATTAGAATAACCTAACAATAGACCAACAGAAAAAAAACACAAAATAGTAAGACTTCCCCTCATTACCTTTCCTTGCTTTTAAAGAATTTAGTGTAAGTAAACCAAGCCAACAGAATACTGCCAACTACACCTCCAGAAGAAATTGCAAGAGCTTTTAATCCAAGCGTGGGTAAACTTTTCATAATCGTCTCATTGGTTCCAATACTAACTCCAAGCACAAAAAGTAAAAGGTAGATTGCCCACATAGTAAGCCTATTATTTATTTTAATAAGCATTGCTTTATGCCTTAAAAAATATCCAAGGATAATCCCCACAGTCATTATCGCAACAACTACTAACATAATAATTCTACCGTTTTATCTTTTTCTGCATGAAACTCCAGAGGGTTTCTATTGTCTTACTCCTAAATATATTTCACCAAAGAGGTGATGGATATTTCCTTTCACTCACAAGTTCTTTTAAACGACTCATAACCATTTGTTTGTCGCCAGGATATGTTACTCCAAACCATTCAGCCTTTGTTGGAAGAACTTCGCAGGTTGCTTTTTTATCAACAATTAGATTATTAACCGCAGTTGGTATATAAAACTCAGCTTTAGCATTTGTAATAGCACCCGAAAAAAATCCGCTCATCATATTTTCAATATGATTAAAGAAATCGGGAGTAAATCCCCAAAAGTTCATCGATACAGAAAGATTCTCATTAATCTCTACATTATTACCCTGTTCATTGCGAAAGCAAACTTTTCCGTTTATTCGTTCAATTTGTGTATGCTCAACTACCGTTTGAAGCATTGCTTTTTGATCGGTTGTACACACTCCCCTCGAAACAGAACCCTGCTCCGATAGCGTATTCCCTAATCTGTAACCAACCATAAAATAGCTGCCCTTTGCAAGGTTCGGGTTAGAAAGTGCTTTGGCAAGTACCTGGAATGAATCTGCTCCATAAAAATCATCGGCATTAATTGCAGCAAATGGTTCATTTACAACATTTCGAGCAACCCAAACTGCGTGAGCAGTACCCCATGGCTTAGTACGCTCGGCGGGGCAATTAAATCCCTTCGGGAGCATATCCAACTCTTGAAATACAACTTCAAAAGGTATTTTGCCAGTAAATCGTTTCCCGAAAACATCCATAAAATCCTTCTCGATATCTTTCCTGATTACAAAAACCACCTTTCCAAATCCGGCTCTCATGGCATCAAAAACCGAATAATCGATAATAGTTTCACCATTAGGACCAAGAGCATCTACTTGTTTTAGGCTACCATATCTACTCCCCATACCAGCAGCAAGAATAATAAGAGTTGGTTTCATTCGTACAAAATATTTAGTAAGTTAAATGTTAGTAAGTTACAATCTCGATTTTAACAAACACTATCGAGCGAATGAACCCCGTAGGGCTCGCCGAAGGCAAACACCCATGTTATGTTCATTGGTATTTGTGTTAATACACATTGTGGGTGTTTCATTTTAATATTCAATTAATTTATATTTCATTTATTTTCAGGCAAATGATAATTTATACCTTTTGCGAAAAAGTCGCAAAAGATAAGAATAATTTAGAATCCTATAAAATGAAATGATTCTTTACTCAATTCTCCTCCCCGCTAATCACGTCAATATATGTTGTTTCACCAATTGCAGGTTCATTGGAGGCTCTTGATCTGATCATTACGCATTTTTTGCCTTTCTTGTAACAGCTAACCATTTCTGAAAGCCTAGATGTATCGACTTGAAAACCCTGAATCACTAAATATTTTGATATTTGGTTTGCTACTTCTATCATTTCTGTTAAGCCATCGTACTTTAGCGTAACTTCTGTGGTTATTTTACTCCACTTAACAGATGAAGTAGTCCAGTCTTCGACAAATGGTTCCTTTTCTGAAAATACTACGTTAACACTATTTTTTATTTGATCAAGAATTTCGACATCACTTATGTCTGTCGCAGGAGTTTTTCCATCACCAGAACTAATGTCTCTAATATATTTCTCATCTCCATTATTAAAAATTAATGTGTCTCCAATAAAGTTAACCTTTAATTTAGTTGATGTTCCATCATCAAAATTGATAGTTAATTCATCCCCCTCAATAGTCCATGTGCCTGATGCGGCTAAGCGATCGTAAGTAAATGCTGAATAAACAAACTCACTATCTACTTTTTCGAGTTGAATATTTTCATTTTCTCCAATAACCGTTTTCCAATAACCCATTACCTGTTCTGGGCTAATTGTGTTCTTTTTCCCATTGCATGAGCTTATTAGAATAACCCCCAGAGCTATTATGATAAATTTTAATGCCGAGATTTTCATTTCAATATTTTTTATTGAATAAAAATAAGTCAAAATAATGACTTTTAAAATATTCCTGTTAATTAATGAAAAAGCCATTGTTTAAACTTATAACAATGGCTTAAATCAAAATATTTTTATAATTATTGCATCACTGGAATAGTGCCGTAATTTCTACCTATTAGAATTCCTGCTAAAACAGTAGCAAGGATTGCATAAATTGCTATTACCACTAACAGACTTACAACAAAATAGGAGGTTACCTTATCATCAGGGGTTTTCATCATCGGCTTAATGCCTATATAAAGTAAATAAAGCCCATAAATTCCAACTATAGCAAAAATGCCTAAAGCAGGAATTGCCTGGAAAGCACCCGCTAACATAACCGGTGTATATGAGTAAATAACAAGTTGCATCGCCTTACGGAGATCTTTGGTGGAGCCAAAGTTAGGTGCAAGAGCATCAATAATGTACGCAGAAATACATACACCAAGGAAAGTCGAAACGAATGTAATTATTGCTTGTTTAATACCCCAACTTAGTGATGGGCCAAAGATACTTACACCTATTACACCATAACCAATAAAGGCAGCAATAGCTGGGATCAATGCTAGTGGAATCAAATAAGTAACAATTAATGATATAGTTGATGTTGTTTCCTGCTCAACAACCGTCCACTCATCCTTAGGCTTAAGGATAATGCCTTTAACTCGTTCAACAATATTCATGATTTCAAATTTTAGGGTTTAGAATTAAAGTATAAATTTAAAAAGTATTATGAATGGGTACAATATATTAATAGTTTTTGTGACTCACAAAGAAAACAGATATTGTGTTGAATTATAGCTCTTCCTGACTTCTGACGTTTAGTGCGGTAGCAAACTCCCCGATTTTTCGTATTAGAGGATTAAAGTTCCTGAGAATTGCATAATTAGTCAAAAAAAGAATATGTTTTCTTTTTGGGTTCTCAAATAATTAAAATCAAATTGAGTGAGACTAAGCGAGAAAAATAGAAAATGAGCGTTAGTGCGGTAAAACACAAAATTCACAATTTTAATTGACCAATAACCAAATACATAAAAAACACTAACACGCTAAATTTCAAAAGCGTCAGAAGTCAGGACTCACAAAGAAAACAGATATTGTGTTGAATTATAACTCTTTTAAAAAAAGTTGCCCCCAGTAATTCCTAAATTGTATATTTGCCACAGAAATACTGAAAGAATGGCCTTAGTAATAAAGAACGAACCTCGCTGGTATGCAGCGTATACAAAACCCCGAAACGAAAAAAAAGTTTTTGAGAGATTAGAATCAACCGGGATTGAGGTATACCTTCCCCTTCAACGCCGTTTAAAGCAGTGGAGCGATAGAAAAAAACTAGTTGAAGAACCTTTATTCAGATCTTACATATTTGTTAGAATTACCCCAAAGGATTACTACAATGTTTTGAATACTTTTGGCATTGTTAGGTATATTACTTTTGAAGGAAAGGCTGTTCCAATTCCTGATAATCAGATAAATATCATCAAACAATTACTTGAACAGGATGTAGAGATTGAATCCGTTGAAGAAGAACTTGAACCAGGAGCACTAGTAGAAGTTAAATTTGGCTCATTTATTGGATTAATTGGTGAGCTGGTGGAACATAAAGGGAAGAAAAAGGTGATTATTCGTATAGATCATATATCCCATTCCTTACTCGTATCATTACCAGCCCAGTATATAACAAAAGCTGTGGCAAAATAGTTTTATGTACGCTTAATGGGGATTTTTTCTACTCTCCGGGAATGACGACCATCCTCAAAGACGCTTTCAATAAAAGTTTTTACAATCTTTTTGACCTCTTGAATATCAACAAACCTTGCTGGGATTGCACAAATATTTGCATTGTTATGTTGGCGAGCTAAGCGAGCAATTTCATCGGTCCAGCAAAGTGCTGAACGAATTCCTTGGTATTTATTTGCCACAATGTTTACCCCATTTCCACTCCCACAAAATATTATTCCAAAATCATATTCTCCATTTTCAACAGATTTTGCTAATGGGTGAATATAATCAGGATAATCCACACTTTCCTCGCCATGGGTTCCAAAATCCCAAATAGAATAGCCTAATTCTTCTAAGTAATTTTTTATACTCTCTTTGGTTCTATAACCCGCATGATCACAACCAAGAGCAATTTTGTATATCTTCATTTTTGAGTATTTTTGCAAAGATACTGAATTTACAGATCTATTTCAACCAAAATCAAATGGCAGGAATTTACATACACGTACCTTTTTGTAAAAAAAAATGCCTGTACTGTGATTTCTACTCCATTGGAACTTCAAACAAGATTTCCGAATTCCCTTTACTCATTGAGAAAGAACTTCTTTTAAGAAAAGATTTTATTGGTGATATTCCAATAGATACCATTTACCTGGGCGGTGGTACCCCGTCGCTACTATTACCCGAAGCGGTTTCTCATGTGCTAAATAGTATATCAAAAACCTTTTGCGTATCAAAGAATTCAGAAATTACAATTGAGACCAACCCCGACGATTTAACTAAAGATCTATTATTGAACTACTATGACGCAGGGGTTAATCGAATAAGCATTGGTATTCAGTCATTTATAGACAAAGAGCTTCTTTTTTTAGGTAGAAGACATAGTGCTTTAGCCGCAGAAAAATCAGTTGAACTTTCGCTAAATGCTGGATTTAAGAATATTAGCATCGATTTAATTTATGGACTTCCAGACTCTACAATAATTAACTGGGAATATAATCTTAGAAAAGCCTTTTCATTAGATATTAAGCATCTTTCCTGCTACCATTTAACCTACGAAAACAGCACTGTTTTATATCGCAAATTGAAAGAGAATAAAATCAAAGAGATTGATGAATCAGTAAGCGTTCAGCAATTCAATCGTCTTCGAGAATTGGCTAATCAGAAAGGTTTTATTCATTATGAGGTTTCAAACTTTGCAAAGGAGAGTTTCAATTCTCGGCATAATACTTCGTACTGGCAGGGAATACATTACCTTGGATTAGGTCCATCGGCACATTCTTACAATGGCATACAAAGGGAATGGAATCCAAATTCCTACCTAGAATGGGAATTAGGGATAAAATTAAATAAACCAGCAACCCAATTTGAAAGTATTGATACACGAACCCGTTTCAATGAATTACTGCTTACCCATCTGAGAACTACATGGGGTGTAGATCTTGACTACTTATCGAAGGAGTTTAGCAATGCGATGGTTGAGAAATTGCTTATTAACGCCAAAATTTATCTTAAAACTTCAACCCTAGTAATAAAGAATAACCATCTTTTAATCCCTTCTGAGCATTTCTTTATTAGCGATGGTATTATTAAAGATTTACTAGATGTTGACTAGGTATCTTCCGATAGAACTACTTTAATTACTGAACCATCTAAATTTACTATTGAAAATTTGGATCTCCTTGATCCATTCCAACAGCGGGGATTGTAAAACTAAATGTTGATCCTTTTCCAACAGTACTTTCAACCCAAATAGTTCCACCATGTCGTTCAACAAAATCCTTGCAAAGGATTAAACCCAATCCCGTTCCCTTCTCCATCGATGTGCCTATTGTTACTGGGTTCGAATCTATTTTGAAAAGTTTTAATTGATCCTCCAAAGATATTCCAATACCATTATCCTTAATTGAAACCCGAACAAAGGTCTTTTCTTTAAATGTATCAATTTGAATTTTTCCCTTTTGCGAGGTAAATTTAATTGCATTGGAAAGTAAATTTCTAATAACTGTGGTAATCAT
This genomic interval carries:
- the hemW gene encoding radical SAM family heme chaperone HemW encodes the protein MAGIYIHVPFCKKKCLYCDFYSIGTSNKISEFPLLIEKELLLRKDFIGDIPIDTIYLGGGTPSLLLPEAVSHVLNSISKTFCVSKNSEITIETNPDDLTKDLLLNYYDAGVNRISIGIQSFIDKELLFLGRRHSALAAEKSVELSLNAGFKNISIDLIYGLPDSTIINWEYNLRKAFSLDIKHLSCYHLTYENSTVLYRKLKENKIKEIDESVSVQQFNRLRELANQKGFIHYEVSNFAKESFNSRHNTSYWQGIHYLGLGPSAHSYNGIQREWNPNSYLEWELGIKLNKPATQFESIDTRTRFNELLLTHLRTTWGVDLDYLSKEFSNAMVEKLLINAKIYLKTSTLVIKNNHLLIPSEHFFISDGIIKDLLDVD